A genomic segment from Pyrodictium occultum encodes:
- a CDS encoding geranylgeranylglyceryl/heptaprenylglyceryl phosphate synthase, with amino-acid sequence MARPGRVERELRRKIESGEKLFLLLSDPEKPLSLEIVARFEEAGADALLVGGSLNITPYDIDEYIGKLRSGGVRLPTILFPGGVNNVARSADAILFMSLLNSLDPYWLIGAQVSAALLVKRLGLEAIPTAYIIVGHGGAAGHVGRAQPIPLDNIYVVSSYAAAAELLGFHAIYVEAGSGSPRPVPPEAVRYARTAAEEPILIAGGGVREPEHARRLVEAGADAIVVGTLAEKQPEKALKLLSYVKRR; translated from the coding sequence GTGGCGAGGCCGGGGAGAGTAGAGAGGGAGCTGAGAAGGAAGATAGAGTCTGGTGAAAAGCTCTTCCTACTCCTGTCGGACCCCGAGAAGCCTCTAAGTTTAGAGATCGTGGCCCGCTTCGAGGAGGCAGGCGCCGACGCGCTGCTGGTAGGGGGCAGCCTGAACATAACGCCCTACGATATAGATGAGTATATTGGAAAGCTCCGCAGCGGCGGAGTAAGGCTCCCTACGATACTCTTCCCCGGTGGCGTTAACAACGTGGCTAGAAGCGCTGACGCTATACTGTTCATGTCGCTGCTCAACAGCCTGGACCCGTACTGGCTTATCGGCGCCCAGGTGTCGGCAGCCCTCCTGGTGAAGAGGCTAGGCCTCGAAGCTATACCAACAGCCTACATAATAGTGGGGCATGGGGGCGCTGCAGGCCACGTTGGCAGGGCGCAGCCGATACCACTGGACAACATATATGTGGTATCCTCCTACGCGGCGGCGGCGGAGCTGCTCGGCTTCCACGCTATATACGTGGAGGCGGGCTCAGGCTCTCCGCGCCCGGTGCCGCCGGAGGCTGTGCGCTACGCCAGGACAGCGGCTGAGGAGCCCATACTGATAGCCGGAGGCGGGGTCCGAGAGCCCGAGCACGCCAGGCGCCTAGTGGAGGCAGGCGCCGACGCCATAGTCGTGGGCACGCTCGCCGAGAAGCAGCCCGAGAAGGCCCTCAAGCTACTTTCGTATGTGAAGAGGAGGTGA
- a CDS encoding zinc-binding protein, which translates to MGRRRKRRKPQLLRAPRTLPTVFECPHCGAKALTVEINKKERNEKGEVKAIIRCGRCGLYAEMWVPEIFHPVDVYSKFLDAYLEGKIEYSFTKEEASISLSELASQEAGEEEGEEAVEGGEAGESREGAEKEDRVW; encoded by the coding sequence GTGGGCAGGCGGAGGAAGAGGAGAAAGCCACAGCTGCTGAGGGCTCCAAGAACCCTTCCAACCGTGTTCGAGTGCCCCCATTGCGGCGCTAAGGCGCTCACCGTGGAGATAAACAAGAAGGAGAGGAACGAGAAGGGCGAGGTAAAGGCGATTATAAGGTGTGGCCGCTGCGGCCTGTACGCCGAGATGTGGGTGCCCGAGATATTCCACCCAGTCGACGTCTACTCGAAGTTCCTCGACGCGTACCTGGAGGGCAAAATAGAGTACAGCTTCACCAAGGAGGAGGCATCAATATCCCTTAGTGAGCTCGCCTCACAGGAGGCCGGTGAAGAGGAGGGCGAGGAGGCGGTCGAGGGTGGCGAGGCCGGGGAGAGTAGAGAGGGAGCTGAGAAGGAAGATAGAGTCTGGTGA
- a CDS encoding MazG nucleotide pyrophosphohydrolase domain-containing protein, giving the protein MGKAFGLRDAGRGVYATFTWLVEEVGELGEALLKGDKRQVSEELADVIAWVLSIASLVGVDVEEALSRKYGSELREAGCTG; this is encoded by the coding sequence ATGGGAAAGGCTTTCGGCCTCAGGGACGCAGGCAGAGGGGTCTACGCGACCTTTACATGGCTTGTTGAGGAGGTGGGCGAGCTCGGCGAGGCCCTCCTCAAGGGGGACAAGCGCCAGGTCTCCGAGGAGCTCGCCGATGTCATAGCGTGGGTGCTTAGTATAGCATCCCTTGTGGGCGTCGACGTGGAGGAGGCGCTCAGCCGCAAGTATGGCTCAGAGCTGCGCGAGGCGGGCTGCACGGGGTAG
- a CDS encoding preprotein translocase subunit Sec61beta, giving the protein MARGSNKKKSSKEEKSRDTSPTVFTAAGLLAFSEEEALVKLKPTHVVIITVGFIAAVVLLSII; this is encoded by the coding sequence ATGGCACGCGGCTCCAATAAGAAGAAGAGCAGCAAGGAGGAGAAGTCAAGGGATACCTCGCCTACAGTGTTCACAGCAGCCGGGCTGCTCGCATTCAGCGAGGAGGAGGCACTAGTAAAGCTGAAGCCCACCCATGTTGTAATCATAACGGTAGGCTTCATAGCCGCCGTGGTGCTCCTCAGTATAATCTAG
- a CDS encoding TiaS agmantine-binding domain-containing protein, protein MIAAIGLDSFDTAFAGCTTHFASIILHQALREGYEPVDYPWLIRLNPAVPWKTRGNGAVALLLHVDSRSDAERLAQLVRKASRLYATAPEGKAAYVILVLEDAERLEDYMEHRPRCLERLYLRAVHESVPLRLAEKCLRETATLTAGYGGAGSRGLVGSLAALGAVLSDYTFELLAYRRLKNWAKPRRIDEESVIEYDLKTRPYTFMNYDYEEGRVLIAPHGYDPVLYGVRGERPDILLKALDTIEAGEEPSHWTIFRSNQATGAHLRRKPVARVRPYDNPVVEGRIEDVKRLPGGHVLARICDETGCIDTAFYRETGRLRRIVLRLPSGSLVEAGGQAKPHRGRLTLNAEYLCVRETPPVEAGCRAAEYKLLGCYTPPLSSYHHLMPPPGRAPGERRLEPPRTPVASPRINL, encoded by the coding sequence TTGATAGCCGCTATAGGGCTCGACAGCTTCGACACGGCATTCGCCGGCTGCACCACCCACTTCGCCTCCATAATCCTCCACCAGGCCCTCCGGGAGGGCTACGAGCCCGTAGACTACCCCTGGCTCATCCGCCTCAACCCAGCCGTGCCCTGGAAGACCCGGGGTAACGGCGCGGTAGCACTCCTCCTCCACGTGGACTCACGCAGCGATGCTGAGAGGCTGGCCCAGCTGGTGAGGAAGGCCTCCCGGCTGTACGCCACCGCCCCGGAGGGCAAGGCCGCCTACGTTATACTGGTCCTCGAAGACGCCGAAAGGCTCGAAGACTACATGGAGCATAGGCCTAGGTGCCTAGAGCGCCTCTACCTCAGAGCGGTCCATGAGTCAGTGCCGCTCCGCCTGGCAGAGAAGTGCCTCCGGGAGACGGCCACCCTGACCGCTGGCTATGGAGGGGCCGGCTCCCGCGGCCTCGTAGGCTCCCTAGCCGCGCTTGGAGCTGTACTGAGCGACTACACTTTCGAGCTCCTAGCCTATAGGAGGCTGAAGAACTGGGCCAAGCCCAGGAGGATAGACGAGGAGAGCGTAATAGAGTATGACTTGAAGACAAGGCCCTACACCTTCATGAACTACGACTACGAGGAGGGCAGAGTACTCATAGCACCCCACGGATACGACCCCGTCCTCTATGGCGTCCGGGGGGAGAGGCCGGACATCCTCCTCAAAGCCCTCGACACTATAGAGGCCGGGGAGGAGCCCAGCCACTGGACCATCTTCCGCAGCAACCAGGCCACCGGGGCACACCTGAGAAGGAAGCCGGTAGCCAGGGTGAGGCCATACGACAACCCTGTAGTGGAGGGCAGGATAGAGGACGTCAAGAGGCTCCCGGGGGGACACGTCCTAGCACGTATATGCGACGAGACAGGGTGTATAGACACTGCGTTCTACAGGGAGACGGGAAGGCTCCGCCGGATCGTCCTGCGCCTACCCAGCGGGAGCCTAGTCGAGGCCGGGGGGCAGGCCAAGCCGCATAGAGGAAGGCTGACATTAAACGCGGAGTACCTCTGCGTCCGCGAGACCCCGCCTGTAGAGGCTGGCTGCAGGGCCGCTGAGTACAAGCTCCTAGGGTGCTACACTCCACCCCTCTCCTCCTACCACCACCTGATGCCCCCGCCGGGCCGCGCCCCTGGGGAGAGAAGGCTGGAGCCTCCCCGCACCCCCGTAGCCAGCCCTAGGATTAACCTATAG
- a CDS encoding Lrp/AsnC ligand binding domain-containing protein gives MPKAIILINTEMGADEEVFENLKSMPEVKAVYMVYGLYDIVAIIESEDMNKLRDIVYKSLRSSPKVRSTLTMIVVKGHESR, from the coding sequence ATGCCCAAGGCCATAATACTCATAAACACCGAGATGGGGGCCGATGAGGAGGTATTTGAAAATCTGAAGAGCATGCCGGAGGTCAAAGCAGTCTACATGGTCTACGGCCTCTACGACATAGTGGCTATAATAGAGAGCGAAGACATGAACAAGCTCAGGGACATAGTGTATAAGAGCTTGAGGAGCTCCCCCAAGGTGCGCTCAACACTGACAATGATAGTTGTTAAGGGGCACGAGTCGCGCTAG
- a CDS encoding DUF367 family protein, with protein MDGVGRGPRLYAVYMRHDNPRYNTVAKLIRLGLVEEVRRPRPGSLVLDPLSPYPVSGSDRGIVKTGGVCVVDGSWRRVSRVLRRLSGVRRRLPLLLAANPVNYGRPFLLSSAEALAAALYITGFTWLAWRLLSVFKWGPAFFDINGGLLEEYRGRTQGEVLEAECRILRSRYDVELGDCSPSRLLEMYKRVVESYEVEGR; from the coding sequence TTGGATGGTGTTGGCCGGGGCCCTAGGCTCTATGCCGTGTACATGAGGCATGACAATCCACGGTACAACACTGTGGCCAAGCTCATACGGCTCGGGCTGGTCGAGGAGGTTAGGAGGCCCCGGCCGGGCAGCCTCGTTCTCGATCCCCTCTCCCCCTACCCTGTCTCAGGTAGCGACCGGGGCATAGTGAAGACGGGCGGCGTCTGCGTTGTCGACGGGTCCTGGAGGAGGGTCTCCCGGGTGCTCCGGCGCCTTTCCGGGGTTCGGAGGAGGCTCCCCCTGCTCCTTGCGGCTAACCCGGTCAACTATGGAAGGCCCTTCCTGCTGAGCAGCGCCGAGGCTCTCGCGGCAGCACTCTACATAACCGGGTTCACCTGGCTGGCGTGGAGGCTTCTCTCGGTATTCAAGTGGGGTCCAGCATTCTTCGATATCAACGGGGGATTACTCGAGGAGTATCGTGGCAGGACGCAGGGGGAAGTCCTGGAGGCTGAGTGCAGGATTCTCCGCTCAAGGTATGACGTTGAGCTGGGCGACTGCAGCCCCAGCAGACTTCTCGAGATGTATAAGCGGGTTGTGGAGAGCTACGAGGTGGAGGGTAGGTAG
- the cca gene encoding CCA tRNA nucleotidyltransferase, with protein sequence MGAACILGSVEEDVLREIRPSPEERDRLREVAGRAVNLVQHALRQLGVEARVTIEGSYAKDTWLRGDVDLDVFLLLPEETCLETIESGLVEKLAALLSSTGVKVELRYAQHPYLRFMVDGVWVEAVPGCSVSDPSRPLTAVDRTPFHRIYVIEHTTPEMRDEIRLLKSFMKGVGVYGAELAVRGFSGYLTELLVIHYQCFRRVLEAALTWRPPVIIDVEGRHGRRELLKKFRGAAMIVPDPVDPGRNAAAAVSRRSIALFITAARLYLREPSKRFFRVPGEARVSPPLLPGSVVAAYGPRASNTVIIAMEPGRTLPPDNMWGIALRALRQARGLLERWGFRVLAASAHAGGEGRIALAIELESRLLPRYELHLGPHAWNGENAERFLEKYRRDTEALGPWVEEDGRLAVARPRRYRDAVELLRGRLAEWLPGSARGYRVEIAPLPAAASELRGEELEWLAREAARAPSWLKPGLSS encoded by the coding sequence ATGGGTGCTGCATGCATACTCGGCAGTGTGGAGGAGGATGTTCTAAGGGAGATAAGACCCTCGCCAGAAGAGAGGGACAGGCTAAGAGAGGTTGCCGGCAGGGCAGTGAACCTCGTGCAACACGCGCTCCGGCAGCTGGGTGTAGAGGCGAGGGTAACAATCGAGGGAAGCTACGCCAAGGATACCTGGCTCAGGGGCGACGTTGATCTAGACGTGTTCCTCCTCCTACCGGAGGAGACGTGCCTGGAAACCATAGAGTCGGGGCTCGTGGAGAAGCTCGCCGCACTACTCTCCTCAACGGGGGTGAAGGTGGAGCTACGCTATGCCCAGCACCCCTACCTCCGCTTCATGGTCGACGGCGTCTGGGTCGAGGCTGTGCCCGGCTGCTCGGTAAGCGACCCCTCGCGGCCGCTCACCGCCGTGGACCGCACCCCGTTCCACCGCATCTACGTGATAGAACACACCACCCCCGAGATGAGAGACGAGATAAGGCTGCTCAAGTCGTTCATGAAGGGGGTCGGCGTCTACGGGGCCGAGCTGGCTGTCAGGGGGTTCTCAGGCTACCTGACAGAACTCCTGGTGATACACTACCAGTGCTTCCGCAGAGTCCTGGAGGCGGCCCTCACCTGGAGGCCGCCAGTGATTATAGACGTTGAGGGCCGCCATGGCAGGAGGGAGTTGTTGAAGAAGTTTAGGGGCGCTGCTATGATAGTGCCTGACCCAGTGGACCCGGGACGCAACGCCGCCGCCGCCGTATCGAGAAGGAGCATAGCCCTCTTCATAACAGCCGCCCGGCTCTACCTAAGGGAGCCCAGCAAGAGGTTCTTCCGCGTCCCCGGCGAGGCCCGCGTCTCGCCGCCCCTGCTCCCCGGGAGCGTGGTAGCCGCCTACGGCCCCAGGGCATCCAACACGGTAATCATAGCTATGGAGCCCGGGAGGACTCTGCCCCCCGACAACATGTGGGGTATTGCGCTGAGGGCACTACGCCAGGCCCGGGGCCTCCTGGAGCGCTGGGGCTTCAGAGTGCTAGCAGCCTCCGCCCACGCAGGCGGGGAGGGCAGGATAGCACTGGCGATAGAGCTTGAATCTAGGCTGCTCCCGCGCTACGAGCTCCACCTGGGCCCCCACGCCTGGAACGGCGAGAACGCTGAACGCTTCCTGGAGAAATACCGCCGCGACACCGAGGCCCTAGGGCCCTGGGTCGAGGAGGACGGCCGCCTAGCCGTGGCTAGGCCGAGGCGCTACCGAGACGCCGTGGAGCTGCTTCGCGGAAGGCTAGCCGAGTGGCTCCCAGGCTCCGCGAGAGGCTACAGGGTCGAGATAGCGCCGCTCCCAGCGGCAGCCAGCGAGCTGAGGGGGGAAGAGCTGGAATGGCTAGCCAGAGAGGCGGCGAGAGCGCCGAGCTGGCTGAAGCCAGGGCTATCGAGCTGA
- a CDS encoding HD domain-containing protein, with protein MADYFMERARGVHEELLRKARSIRDEELRSVTLSLLENPVITFTKAEPRISFYESPAAPKKHHAYPGGLLDHTLGVTEIAEKLVEVYQGIYGANVDRDLVVAAALLHDLFKYYQYERDPLTGGYRPRSDWYFSHDFAMVAELSVRGAPEKLIRAVAETHGTVPFTTIESQIVHQADSTDSEMVSQIQDVIWRVCLDIELELGNVKAVKIFNEAMRRAPIFEYARLYYSRGRDALREHIKKLLGLGG; from the coding sequence ATGGCGGACTACTTCATGGAGCGTGCCCGGGGGGTTCACGAAGAGCTGCTCCGCAAAGCCCGTAGTATACGGGATGAGGAGCTTCGCTCGGTCACGCTTAGCCTCCTAGAGAACCCTGTCATAACCTTCACCAAGGCGGAGCCTAGGATAAGCTTCTACGAGAGCCCTGCAGCGCCTAAGAAGCACCACGCCTATCCTGGCGGGCTCCTAGACCACACGCTAGGTGTCACCGAGATAGCTGAGAAGCTCGTAGAGGTTTACCAGGGCATCTACGGGGCCAACGTGGATCGCGACCTGGTTGTGGCTGCGGCACTGCTCCACGACCTCTTCAAGTACTACCAGTATGAGCGGGATCCTCTAACCGGCGGGTATAGGCCTAGGAGTGACTGGTACTTCAGCCACGACTTCGCAATGGTTGCTGAGCTGTCGGTGAGGGGCGCCCCGGAGAAGCTGATAAGGGCCGTGGCCGAGACTCATGGAACCGTCCCGTTCACCACTATAGAGTCTCAGATAGTGCATCAGGCCGACTCCACCGACTCAGAGATGGTCTCGCAGATACAGGATGTAATATGGCGTGTATGTCTCGACATAGAGTTGGAGCTGGGCAATGTAAAAGCTGTAAAGATCTTCAATGAGGCTATGAGGAGGGCGCCTATATTCGAGTACGCCAGGCTATACTATAGCAGGGGCCGTGACGCGTTGAGAGAGCACATCAAGAAGCTCCTGGGGCTTGGCGGCTAG
- a CDS encoding NAD(P)/FAD-dependent oxidoreductase gives MKGARINMSGVDESMLRRSVPVIGEAAGFVYPLTGEGIRPSVASAYALFTGIIRGHDPAGEARGVIRWIAVQHRILEKVKSASPESRARIITSLPTDAFTSLGLGELSVSTLLRLLPKLPRGIASILKAAL, from the coding sequence GTGAAGGGGGCCAGGATAAACATGTCCGGCGTAGACGAGTCTATGCTGCGCAGAAGCGTGCCCGTGATAGGTGAGGCGGCCGGCTTCGTATATCCACTGACCGGGGAGGGCATACGCCCCTCTGTAGCTTCAGCCTACGCCCTCTTCACCGGGATAATCAGGGGGCATGACCCCGCAGGGGAGGCTCGCGGAGTGATACGCTGGATAGCCGTGCAGCACAGGATACTCGAGAAGGTTAAGAGCGCGTCACCCGAGTCGAGGGCGAGGATAATAACCAGCCTGCCTACAGACGCCTTCACCTCCCTCGGGCTCGGCGAGCTCAGTGTGAGCACGCTGCTACGCCTGCTCCCCAAGCTGCCTAGAGGCATAGCCTCAATACTGAAGGCTGCACTCTAA
- a CDS encoding NAD(P)/FAD-dependent oxidoreductase: MEEKPDFIVVGAGPAGAAFAYYASSSGYRVEVYEGSEPGSKPCGWAVPVQIEKYVKVPGDTVLTEIRGFRVYLDGKLVHEHYGSLWGYIIDKRLFITRLLEGSTLYKRYVDISNPYSPRIGSSRLEARERVVLAPGLVGLPRAARETIMAVQQIFRTRDVVEEDVVEIWFDRELVGYYWVFPRSGE; the protein is encoded by the coding sequence TTGGAGGAGAAGCCGGACTTCATAGTGGTTGGGGCAGGGCCCGCTGGCGCGGCCTTCGCGTACTACGCCTCTAGCAGCGGCTACCGTGTAGAAGTCTATGAGGGCTCTGAGCCGGGCTCGAAGCCTTGTGGATGGGCCGTCCCCGTCCAGATAGAGAAATACGTGAAAGTGCCAGGTGACACTGTGCTCACAGAGATACGTGGGTTCCGAGTCTACCTTGACGGCAAGCTTGTACACGAGCACTACGGCTCGCTCTGGGGCTACATCATCGACAAGAGGCTGTTCATAACCCGGCTCCTCGAGGGCTCTACGCTATACAAGAGGTATGTAGACATATCAAACCCCTACTCGCCCCGGATAGGCTCCTCGAGGCTGGAGGCACGGGAGAGAGTAGTGCTCGCCCCCGGCCTCGTAGGCCTACCGAGAGCCGCCCGCGAGACCATAATGGCCGTCCAGCAGATATTCCGTACAAGAGACGTGGTAGAGGAGGATGTTGTAGAGATCTGGTTCGACCGAGAGCTTGTCGGCTACTACTGGGTATTCCCCCGCTCGGGGGAGTAG
- a CDS encoding polyprenyl synthetase family protein — MRDHKLLELWRTTRHVIDRAIASWLAKLPEASIIEAAKYIAMGGKRLRGFLAVEMAKTLGASIEDAIDAAVAVELVHAASLALDDIIDEDYIRRGSEAAWVKYGLKKTVMVSNILIPFAQRIVAERYGERALRRTVKAWLDISRGEVIDAFTVPEELSPDTYLDMIRLKTGALFRLAAELGVIAAGHYSIMDIASQYGEIIGIVYQIADDIRDSRDSEKARKEPGLRLFLRWLNGGGMNKAYSVIESMLARATELSEKIAGGANDSVLHYIPRFIVNAMLEEAALGQK, encoded by the coding sequence ATGCGAGATCATAAGCTGCTCGAGCTGTGGCGTACCACTCGCCACGTCATTGACAGGGCTATTGCTAGCTGGCTGGCTAAACTACCCGAGGCAAGTATAATCGAGGCTGCAAAATATATAGCTATGGGCGGTAAGAGGCTGAGAGGCTTCCTAGCAGTAGAAATGGCCAAAACCCTCGGAGCATCAATCGAGGACGCGATAGATGCAGCAGTGGCAGTTGAGCTGGTACACGCAGCAAGCCTAGCACTAGACGACATAATAGACGAGGACTATATTAGACGGGGCAGCGAAGCTGCCTGGGTGAAATATGGGCTTAAAAAGACCGTGATGGTATCCAACATACTCATACCGTTTGCGCAAAGGATAGTCGCTGAGCGCTACGGTGAGCGGGCGCTACGCCGCACAGTGAAGGCCTGGCTTGACATCTCCCGCGGCGAGGTTATAGACGCGTTCACCGTGCCCGAGGAGCTAAGCCCCGACACCTACCTGGATATGATAAGGCTCAAGACAGGTGCTCTCTTCCGCCTGGCCGCGGAGCTAGGCGTTATAGCGGCAGGCCACTACTCTATAATGGATATTGCATCCCAGTATGGCGAGATAATAGGTATTGTATACCAGATAGCAGACGATATACGTGACAGCCGGGACAGTGAGAAAGCCCGCAAGGAGCCGGGGCTACGCCTCTTTCTACGATGGCTTAACGGAGGAGGCATGAACAAAGCCTATAGTGTCATAGAGAGCATGCTGGCCAGGGCTACAGAGCTGTCGGAGAAAATAGCGGGCGGCGCGAACGATTCAGTACTACACTACATTCCACGCTTCATAGTAAACGCCATGCTTGAAGAGGCTGCGCTCGGCCAGAAGTAG
- a CDS encoding DNA polymerase sliding clamp — MSSLELGVYRVVARARLSYPDAKSFYNMLDAISKIVDEITMIITSDGVRAVALDPAHVALINIELPPESFIEYEVEDGEVKLGFNVANTAKIVKRGKKGDKLDIEVDEERVTWSIVGATIKRYRLLNLDVPVPEVPEAQLEFKIRIAMVVDPFKNALKDAEAVGDTVELEAPDENTFIIRGVGAATAEAKIRSDSPAVVEFHVEEPGKSAYSIEYLKHVLSLTRVADTITIEFSQNMPLRLKFQLPAGGGVTYLLAPKAA; from the coding sequence ATGTCTAGCCTAGAGCTTGGGGTGTACCGGGTAGTGGCAAGGGCGAGACTATCATACCCCGATGCTAAGTCGTTCTACAACATGCTTGACGCAATATCCAAGATAGTCGACGAGATAACTATGATAATAACAAGTGATGGCGTGAGGGCGGTAGCCCTGGACCCGGCGCATGTAGCACTTATAAATATAGAGCTGCCCCCCGAGAGCTTCATCGAGTACGAGGTTGAGGATGGAGAGGTAAAGCTGGGTTTCAATGTGGCTAACACTGCTAAGATAGTCAAGAGGGGCAAGAAGGGTGACAAGCTGGATATAGAGGTTGACGAGGAGAGGGTAACATGGTCTATAGTTGGTGCCACTATAAAGCGTTATAGGCTTCTAAACCTTGATGTGCCGGTTCCCGAGGTGCCCGAGGCACAGCTTGAGTTCAAGATAAGGATTGCAATGGTTGTAGACCCGTTCAAGAACGCGCTTAAGGATGCCGAGGCGGTGGGGGATACAGTGGAGCTCGAGGCTCCCGATGAAAACACGTTCATTATACGAGGTGTCGGTGCTGCCACCGCTGAGGCGAAGATAAGGAGCGACTCCCCGGCGGTTGTGGAGTTCCATGTGGAAGAGCCCGGCAAGTCAGCCTATAGCATCGAGTACTTGAAGCACGTGTTATCACTGACCAGGGTAGCCGATACCATAACTATAGAGTTCTCGCAGAACATGCCGCTTCGGCTAAAGTTCCAGCTTCCTGCGGGTGGTGGTGTTACCTACCTCCTAGCGCCCAAGGCGGCTTAA
- a CDS encoding ATP-grasp domain-containing protein has translation MTRVAILHNSPQPTWSSRRLMKALSELGAKPVYMVWGYTGVGVGSQCPLRYRGRCLDVDAIIVRGFGRGLSVEKYMYRHAFLKAAESEGILVVNPADAIFTARDKFTSLRLLSKHGIPVPYTVVSENPSEALMEVGRLGRAVLKPITGSLGLGSFMVSSIDTAYYIVNLLLSLNQPIYLQRYLEKKGNRDLRVFVVEDRAVAAIYREAPHGFWKTNIARGARAVPASPRSEIVEAAVKSSQILGLIYAGVDIIEYEEGFAVIEVNASPLWRGLQSATGIDPARHIAEAVLRRARR, from the coding sequence GTGACTAGAGTAGCCATCCTCCACAACTCTCCACAGCCTACATGGAGCTCTAGGAGACTAATGAAAGCGCTCTCCGAGCTAGGGGCGAAACCAGTCTACATGGTATGGGGGTATACTGGGGTGGGAGTAGGCTCACAATGCCCCCTACGCTACCGCGGCCGGTGCCTCGATGTAGACGCTATAATCGTGCGTGGCTTCGGCCGCGGACTCAGCGTTGAGAAGTACATGTATCGCCATGCGTTCCTGAAGGCAGCCGAGTCGGAGGGCATTCTCGTAGTTAACCCCGCAGACGCCATATTTACTGCCCGTGACAAGTTTACAAGCCTCCGCCTGCTCAGCAAGCATGGGATCCCGGTCCCCTACACGGTTGTATCCGAGAACCCCTCCGAGGCCTTGATGGAGGTGGGGAGGCTAGGAAGGGCCGTACTAAAGCCTATCACTGGAAGCCTGGGCCTCGGCTCCTTCATGGTCAGCAGCATTGATACCGCATACTATATTGTGAACTTGCTCCTCTCACTCAACCAGCCCATATACCTGCAGCGCTACCTGGAGAAGAAGGGCAACAGAGACCTCAGGGTATTTGTTGTGGAGGATAGGGCAGTAGCAGCCATTTACCGGGAGGCCCCCCACGGGTTCTGGAAAACCAACATAGCGAGAGGCGCTAGGGCCGTTCCAGCGTCGCCACGGAGCGAGATAGTGGAGGCCGCAGTAAAGTCCTCCCAAATCCTAGGCCTAATATATGCTGGCGTAGATATTATAGAATACGAGGAGGGATTTGCAGTGATAGAGGTGAACGCATCACCCCTCTGGAGGGGACTACAAAGCGCCACGGGCATCGACCCGGCCAGGCACATAGCGGAAGCTGTCCTGAGAAGGGCTAGAAGGTAG
- a CDS encoding S-methyl-5'-thioadenosine phosphorylase, producing the protein MAEFPPKPEAVADIGIIGGSGLYDPGIVENPKEVKVYTPYGEPSDYIIVGSVKGRRVAFLPRHGRGHRIPPHRINYRANIWALKKLGAKWIIAVSAVGSLREDYKPGDIVVPDQFIDMTKKRDYTFFEGPVVAHVSMAEPFCEHLRQEIIRTGRDLGYTIHERGTYICIEGPRFSTKAESRVWKEVFKADIIGMTLVPEVNLACEAQICYATLALVTDYDVWAERPVTAEEVTRVMRENTEKARRLLYELIPRLPESPDPARCSCCRSLETALL; encoded by the coding sequence ATGGCAGAGTTCCCCCCTAAGCCCGAGGCTGTAGCAGACATCGGCATAATAGGTGGCAGCGGCCTCTACGACCCGGGAATAGTTGAGAATCCGAAGGAGGTCAAAGTATACACGCCTTATGGGGAGCCAAGCGACTACATTATAGTTGGCAGCGTGAAGGGGAGGCGCGTAGCTTTCCTGCCGAGGCATGGCAGGGGGCATCGCATACCGCCACACCGCATAAACTATAGAGCCAACATATGGGCGCTCAAGAAGCTGGGAGCCAAGTGGATAATCGCCGTCTCCGCCGTTGGCTCCCTCCGCGAGGACTATAAGCCTGGTGACATAGTGGTTCCAGACCAGTTCATAGACATGACTAAGAAGAGGGATTACACATTCTTCGAAGGCCCCGTGGTAGCTCACGTGAGCATGGCTGAGCCGTTCTGTGAACACCTTAGGCAGGAGATCATAAGGACGGGGAGAGACCTAGGCTACACTATACATGAACGTGGCACGTACATATGCATAGAGGGTCCAAGGTTCTCGACGAAGGCTGAGAGCAGGGTCTGGAAGGAAGTATTCAAGGCCGACATAATAGGCATGACACTGGTGCCTGAGGTAAACCTGGCATGCGAGGCCCAGATATGCTATGCCACGCTAGCACTCGTGACAGACTACGACGTCTGGGCGGAGCGCCCTGTAACCGCCGAGGAGGTAACCAGGGTCATGAGGGAGAACACCGAGAAGGCCCGCCGGCTCCTGTATGAGCTTATACCGAGGCTTCCCGAGAGCCCCGACCCGGCGAGGTGCAGTTGCTGCCGATCCCTCGAGACAGCGCTGCTCTGA